The DNA window CTCCCCGTGGTCGAATCCGGTCATCACGGTCGCCCGCGCGCTCCCATACGAACCGGCGGTCGCGTCGATTTGCGTTCCCTGCATGCGGTCCAGCGTGAGCACGTTCACCACGCCACCCATCGCGAAGTTGCCAAACAGCGGATTCGTCGGCCCCTTCGTGACGTCGATGCTCCGGATGGCATCGGTGAAGATCTCGCTGAAGTCGTTGTACCCCTCGGAATGGCCGTTCACCGGCTCGTTCACCGGCACGCCGTCGATCCACAGCGCGAGATCGGTGGAGTGGTCGGAGCTGAACCCGCGCAGCGACGCATCCGATGCGAACCCGGGCCCCTGCCCCTGTTCCTGCACCTCGAGCCCCGCCGTCTGGCGCAGCAGGTCCCACGTGCTGTTCGACGGCGTCGCGCTGATCACCGACGGGCTGACCAGCGTGGTCGTGCTCGGCTGGCTGCGATCTACGGGCGCCGCCACGATGTTCACCGTGCTCAGACTCTGCGCGGCGTGCTTGGTCGAATCGGCACGAGCGGCGGAATCCGCCCCCTGGGTGCGCGACTGCTGGGCAGTTGATAGGCTCGGACTCGCCACCAAGGCGAGCACACATATCATGATGCGGCGCATGCCGTCTCCACACGAGTTGAACCGGACCCGCTCCCGGCCAATCCGGGCGCGGCGACGCCGCCATGCGGCGTCTGACGTTCAAGCGGTGTGGAGCGCTGGCGGCCCAATCGCGGGGGGGAGCACGAAGCGCGGCGCCGCCGGCACCGAAGCGACCGCAGGCAAGGGCGCGGTCCTGAAGATCGCCGACACGGCCACCACGGGTACGCCCACCGCGCTTGCCGGCAGCGTCGCCATCGCGCACCCGCAGCACAGACCGATACACGTGCAGTGCATGGGGCCCGGCGGCGTGGGCGCAGGTGCATCGGCCGGCGCGGACGCCACGTCGACGGTGGGCATCGACGTCC is part of the Gemmatimonadaceae bacterium genome and encodes:
- a CDS encoding TonB-dependent receptor plug domain-containing protein: MRRIMICVLALVASPSLSTAQQSRTQGADSAARADSTKHAAQSLSTVNIVAAPVDRSQPSTTTLVSPSVISATPSNSTWDLLRQTAGLEVQEQGQGPGFASDASLRGFSSDHSTDLALWIDGVPVNEPVNGHSEGYNDFSEIFTDAIRSIDVTKGPTNPLFGNFAMGGVVNVLTLDRMQGTQIDATAGSYGSARATVMTGFDHGERGGGVFGVHYEHDDGFRPNAGYDLAQGHARVVHQLSHGFSLDVGTELYGTDWNAPGFLSSDAFTRHQYGIV